The nucleotide sequence tctctgagtaaagagattcccccttgtgttaccctgaAACTTTTGCCACctgactctcaaatcatgtcctcttgcttgaatttgtcctactctcaatggaaaaagcctatccacgtcaactcaatctatccccctaattattttaaatacctctatcaagtcccccctcaaccttctactctccaaagaataaagacctaacttgttaaacctttccctgtaacataggtgctgaaacccaggtaacattctagtaaatcttctctgtactctctctctctattttgttaacatctttcctataatttggtgaccagaactgtaaacaatactccaaatttggccttaccaatgccttgtacaactttaacattacatcccaactcctatactcaatgctctgatttataaaggccagcataccaaaagctttcttcaccaccctatccacatgacatttcaccttcagggaactatgcaccattattcctagatcactctgttctactgcattcttcaatgccgtaccatttaccatgtatgacctatttggattattcctaccaaaatgtagcacttcacacttatcagcattaaactccatctgccattgttcagcccactcttctacctggcctaaatctctctgcatacTTTGAAAACttacctcattatccacaatgccacctagtttagtatcatctgcatacttactaatccaatttaccaccccatcatccagatcattagtgtatatgacaaacaacattggacccaatacagatccctgaagcacagcactagtcaccggcctccaacctgacacagttatccaccactactgtctggcatctcccatccagccactgttgaatccattttactacttcaatattgatACCTAACGAttaaaccttcttaactaacctcctgtgtgggacattgtcaaaggcgttactgaagtccatatagacaacatccactgctttaccctcgtcaactttcctcgtaacctcttcaaaaaattcaataagatttgtcaaatatgaccttccacgcTCAAATTCctgctgtctattcctaatcagaccctgtctatccagataattatacataccatctctaagaatactttccattaaattacccaccactgacgtcaaactgacaagtctataattgctaggtttactcttggaaccctttttaaacaatggaaccacatgggcaatacgccaatcctccggcaccatacacatctctaatgacatttgaaatatttctgtcagagcccctactgtttctacactaacttccctcaacgtcctagggaatatcctgtcaggacccggagattcttgtcttctgttggtttctaaaactTTCCAatcatttttgttctattatttaccctctctttggcatttatgttggctttggcttctcatttcagtcatggttgtgtcctcctgcctttccaatgcttccacttctttgggatgtatcgatcactcagctcccgagttgatcccaaaaactccagccattactgctccaTCGTCATTCCTACCAGTCTCCCCTTCCaatcaagtttggccagcttctctgtcatagggacatggagaagttacatgaaacccccccccccccccccccaatttggcCCATCCAGACAATGCTGAAAATTTTTAAACTCTCTGATGCAACATCCTACACTGGGATcacagcccttcatacccctaccacccaggtacccatccaaactccacttaaatgctgaaattgagctggcatgaaccacttgtgctggcatctcattccacactctcacaaccatttcagtgaagggtttttccacatgttccccttgaattttcaccttccccacttccccatgacctctggttatcatcacatccaacctcagtggaaacaattgcttgcttttaccctatctgtaccctcacAATTGTGTATGCTTtgaacaaatcctcaaagcaatgtataatttccttgtttatgtttagaaccgtttttaggtgtataagatgatgaggggcattgatcatgtggataggcagaggctttttcccagggctgaagtggctaacacgaggggacagAATTTTAGGTTGCTTGAAAATGTGTGCCAAggggatgtcgggggtaagtttttcacacagagagtggtgggtgtgtggaatgcactgccagcagcggtggtggaagcgaatacaatagggtcttttatgacacacttagacaggtacatggagcttagaaaaacagagggctatgggttagggaaattccaggcagtttccagagtaagttacatggtcggcacaacattgtgggctgaagggcctgtgatatgttgtagatttctatgttctatgttaaacagcgaaacatagaaaacctacagcctttggcccacaaagttgagccgTACATGtgcctaacttagaaattactaggcttacctatagcccactattttactaagctccatgtacctatctaaaagcctcttaatacaccctatcgtatccgcctccaccactgttgtcgcacacactcaccgctctctgagtaaaaaacttaccgctgacatctcctctgtaccaactccaCAGCATCttgaacctgtgtcctcttgtggcagctatTTCAGACCTGGCAAGAAGCCTcttactatccacatgatcaatgcctctcatcatcttgtacaactctatcaggtcacctctcagcctcatttgctccaaggagaaaaggccgagttcactcaacctattcttgtaaggctTGCTcctcaatcctggcaacatccttgtaaatctcctctgcaccctttgtatggcttcaacatccttcctgtagtgaggcgaccagaactgagcacagtacaccaagtggggtctgaccagggtgctatatagctgcaacattacctcttggctcccaaattcagttccatgattgatgaaggccaatacaccatacaccttcttaactacacagtcaacctgcgcagctgctttgagtgtcctatggattcggaccccaagatccctctgatcctccacactgccaagggttttaccattaatactatattctgccatcatatttgacttgccaaaataaaccacttcacatttctctgagttgaactccatctgtcacttctcagcccagtttcgcctatcaatgtcccactgtaacctctgacagccctccacactatccataacacctccaacctttgtgtcatcaacaaacttactaacccatccctccacttcctcatccaggtcatttataaaaatcacaaagagtagcggtcccagaacagatccccgaggcacaacactggtcaccgacctccatgcagaatatgacccacctacaactactctttgccttgtgTCATTCATTGAAACAACATTGGCTGTTCTCCAATCCTCTTGTACATCCCCCCATCACCAAGGATAATTTAATTATCTCTCTAGGGAtcccgacaatttctgcacttgcctcctgtagggtccgagggagcaccttgtcatgccctggaaatttatccactctcatctgcctcaggacagcaaacatctcctgtTCTTTAATTTGTACAGGGACCAGGATTTTAATGCTGCTTTTCCAAACATACCCATAgaccctgtgtccatctcctgagtaaatagaggtaaaaaaaattaagatctcctccatctgctttggttccacacgtgggttgccattccggtcttccagattGCCTTGCAATCCTGCTCTTACTCTATATCtggaatccctgaggattatcctcCATCTTTTCTGCGAGGggaatctcatgccttcttttagccatcctgatttatttcttatgtgttctcttgcatttcttatactccgtaagAACCTGCCTGCCTATCCCAGTTGTGCAACTCCATTTTGTCCTTCACCAGGGTCTCAAaatctcttgaaatccaaggttccctacagtttctatctgtaccttttattctgacaagcacatacccACTTTGTACTTTCagaatttcactttgaaggcctctcatttaccaagcacacctttgccataaagcagcctgtcccagtccacagttgccagatcctagtgtcataattccaggtgttgatccattccctgaacacatccacctttcctatcatgctccttgcattgagatatacagggttcagcatattcactgcaccatgctcaacgtttttcattcctgaccttgtctgaggtctgaacaacatctgtctccacaacacctccactatctgttctgttattcaggctcccattccccctgagACTTTAGTTTAAACATccatcccctacccccacctcccaccatgcatCATTaacacccctttggctttcctatcccagatcaataaaaaggaggtgcataccaggtacaggtaAATAGaaacaaatggggtacttatgaagtacaggaaattcaagtgaacacttatgaaagaaataaaagaaggcaagaGTTTGCCCCAGCAgagaagatgaaggagaatcctcagggattctgcagatatgttcagagcaaaaaaattgcaagggaaaaaataaatcctctggaagatcagaatggtaatccatatgaagaGACAAAATATATGGgggatattttaaatattatctttgcatctgtatttactcaggagatggtcacagagtctatagaagtgaggcaaagcagcatcaacttcatggaccttgtacagtttacagaggtggaggtgtttgctgtcctaagGAAAATTGCcatggatcaatccccagggcctgacaagttgttacCTGGGACCCTGTGGAagtcaagtgcagaaattgttggggcccaagcacagatatttaaatcatccttagtgccaggtgaggtactggaggattggaggacagccaatgttgttccgctgttcaagaaaagctctaaaaataaactaagaaATTGTACTTTGGTGAGATTGACATCAGTagggggaaagttattggaatgtgtgTGCAGGAACTGGATatgcaagtatttagatagatgtggactgattaaggtcagacagcattgctttgtgcatggtcggtcatgtctaaccaatcttacagagtctcTCGAgcaagttatcaggaaagtttatgaagaaaaggcggtggatgttgtctacatcgactttagcaaagcatttgacaaagctTCATATGGGAGGTGGGTCAAGAAGGTTAAGTCACTCAacgttcaagatgagatagtaaattggatcagacactgtctttgggagaagctagagtgtggtagcagatgattgcctctctgactggtgtgccacagggatcagtactggatctagtgttgtttgtcatctatatcagtaatctggatgttaacatggtcagctggatcagcaaatttgtggatgaaatttgattggggtgtagtggacaatgaggaagactaCCATGGCTTgctgatctggaccagctggaaaaatgggttgagaaatggaaaatggaatttaatgcagacaagtgtgaggtgttttacTTTGGTAGGACATTATGTACCAACATAATGTAGGACATAATGTAGGACCTACATTAAAGCATACTGATCAGCTAAAtgagcagagtcctgcaatgtagtaGTGGCACTCTCATTTATGTATGTCTTTACTTCAACACAGATGCTCCGTTTAAATCTCTCCATTAAAATCTGCTCTTACAATGTATTATGGTCCCCGATTTgattttttagaggaaacccatctctcaaaacacacagctttatcgtaggtgaatttcacagatttcttTAAATTTcggaatctttctctatatgcttctggaACTAGCTCATACGCCTTTAATATATGCAGTTTCAAACTATAATAATAatgtgcttgctcagcagttaaagccgtataaacttgttgtgctttgactttaattacactctgtaacaacaccggccatttctctttcggcctcTCTGAATTTCAAAATGTTCAATTTCAGGTGTACCAACATTATGAAGGGtctagataaggtaaatgcaggctggcttttaccactgagatggtgtgggactacaaccagaggccatgggttaagggtgaaaggtgaaatgttaaggggaacaagaggggaaacttcttcccgCAGACAGTTATccaggtgtggaatgagcagccagcacaagtggtgcatgcgagctcaatttcagcatttaagagttttgtataggtacctggatgtTAAGGGTATGGGAGTCGACAGATTAAATAgttcaacacagactagatgggccaaagggcctgtttctgttgtacttttccatgactgtgacaagaacatgaaataatactGATATTCATTCAATTCCTCTTAACTGCTGTGGAGACCAACCATTCATCTGGGCAGGGCATGTTAACATTGATTTAAAACTGGCACTTTACATTAGCAGTACATGAAAGAAATTCTCAGCTGAACGTCAACAAAGGCTATttctgtgagagtgtttcagttactgtggggccaggcacccatgcagctcagtgggaacagggaataataccaatggagagagtcaaactgagccaggtcacagattggagatggcagaaatgcccgaTTCttgtagagacaggaagagcatcagagagattgatggtcattccagatccCATCACTGTGCCCAGTtggaagatgatttctctctccaacttgggtgaaacttcactgtaacagtgtgatgccagatcacaccttgacaactaaAGTAATCTAATCTGAAAtattgtcctacacccattgatggattttataAATCTTTTTTCAGGTTAACAACAACAAGGAATTTATCTGTGGGAATCTTGAACACTGTTTTGCTGTCATTGTCCatgtatttaagaagtggagtgagggattcactcaatcatccttcctgctcagactgtggggagggattccctcaatcatctgaccgactggcacaCCTGTCATTTTATACATGGGAGAGGCTGCTCACCTTTTCAGACTGTGGGGATTCAATGTCATCtcatgaaggtacatcagcaagttcacactgggacaagtccattcacctgttctgtggatgagaagggattcagtcagtcatcccacCCGtgggcacaccagtcagttcacactgggcagaggctgatcatctgctgaatttgtggggaaggattcactcggtcatgtgACCTaatgacacaccagcgagttcacactggggagcggccgttcacctgctcaggctgtgggaagggattcatttcctcatctcaactgaagggacatcaacgaattcacactggagagaggccgttcacctgctcagactgtggaaagggattcatttggtcatcccaactgaaggtacatcagagagttcacactggagagaggccattcatctgctcagtttGTGATAAGGGATTCATtttgtcatctcacctactgagacaccagtcagttcacactggagtgtggccattcacctgctcggtctgtgggaaaggattcacttcgtcatgtcacctacagaaacaccagtcagttcactcgGGAGAGAGGCCATttgcctgctcagactgtgggaagagattcactcggtcatctgaactgaaggtacatcagcgagttcacacccgGGAGAGGCCGTttgcctgctcagactgtgggaagggattcactttgtcatctcagctactgagacaccagtcagttcacactggggagtggccattcacctgctcagtctgtgggaagggattcattgaaTCATCCTTCCTACAGGGACACCAGTCATTTCACACTGGGAAGTGgcggttcacctgctcagactgtgggaagggatttaatCGGTTATCTCACCTACTGCGACACCAGtctgttcacagtggggagaggccgttcacctgctcagagtgtgggaaaggattcagtcagtatTCCAACCTACAAGCGCACTGGTCtgttcacactggagagcgggcattcacctgctcagactgtgggaaaggattcacttcgtcatctaaactgaaggtacatcagcgagttcacacaggggagaggccattcacctgctcaaactgcgggaagggattcacacagttagctaGCCTACaagtacaccagtcagttcacactggggagaggccgttcacctgctcagagtgtgggaagggattcactctgtcatctcaactgaaggtacatcagcgagttcacaccggagagtggccattcacctgctccgactgcgggaagggattccctCAGTCAtgtcaactgaaggtacatcagagaattcacactggagtgaggccgttcacctgttcagactgtgggaagggattcactttgtcatttcaactgaaggtacatcagcgagttcacaccggagagaggccgttcacctgttcagactgtggaaagggattcactgaatcatctcagctgaaggtacatcagagagttcacactggagagaggccgttcacttgctcagactgtgggaagggattctctctgtCATCTCGTCTACTGACACACatgtcagttcacaccggggagaggccgttcacctgctcagtgtgtgggaagggattcactcggtccaccgacctacagagacaccagcgagttcacaccgggtagaggccgttcacctgctgtgattgTGGGAACCGAATCACTGAGTCAACTAACCttgtgtaactctcgcttcggctagcagcttattatagggggtgatagccctaCAGGCCGGCCAaaaagaaatctcgtttgggtggatgttgtgtgatgtatcccctgttacagatcagtaccccgaaataacaaacaatacacaatatatg is from Hemitrygon akajei unplaced genomic scaffold, sHemAka1.3 Scf000049, whole genome shotgun sequence and encodes:
- the LOC140720980 gene encoding uncharacterized protein — protein: MTHQRVHTGERPFTCSGCGKGFISSSQLKGHQRIHTGERPFTCSDCGKGFIWSSQLKVHQRVHTGERPFICSVCDKGFILSSHLLRHQSVHTGVWPFTCSVCGKGFTSSCHLQKHQSVHSGERPFACSDCGKRFTRSSELKVHQRVHTRERPFACSDCGKGFTLSSQLLRHQSVHTGEWPFTCSVCGKGFIESSFLQGHQSFHTGKWRFTCSDCGKGFNRLSHLLRHQSVHSGERPFTCSECGKGFSQYSNLQAHWSVHTGERAFTCSDCGKGFTSSSKLKVHQRVHTGERPFTCSNCGKGFTQLASLQVHQSVHTGERPFTCSECGKGFTLSSQLKVHQRVHTGEWPFTCSDCGKGFPQSCQLKVHQRIHTGVRPFTCSDCGKGFTLSFQLKVHQRVHTGERPFTCSDCGKGFTESSQLKVHQRVHTGERPFTCSDCGKGFSLSSRLLTHMSVHTGERPFTCSVCGKGFTRSTDLQRHQRVHTG